CTACTACGCGCAGCCCTCCTGGTACATCCGCACCACGGCCGTCAAGGACCGTCTCCTCGCGGAGAACGAGAACACCAACTGGTTCCCGGACACGGTCAAGAACGGCCGGTACGGCGACTGGCTGAACAACAACATCGACTGGGCCCTGTCCCGCAACCGCTACTGGGGTACCCCGCTGCCGATCTGGCGCTGCGCGGACGACCACCTCACCTGCGTCGGCTCCCTCACCGAGCTGACCGAGCTGACCGGCACCGACCAGTCGGGCCTGGACCCGCACCGCCCGTTCATCGACGAGGTCACCTTCGCCTGCCCGCAGGACGGCTGCGGGCAGACCGCCACGCGCGTGCCCGAGGTCATCGACGCCTGGTACGACTCGGGTTCGATGCCGTTCGCGCAGTGGGGCTACCCGTACAAGAACAAGGAGATCTTCGAGGCCCGTTACCCGGCGCAGTTCATCTGCGAGGCCATCGACCAGACCCGCGGCTGGTTCTACACGCTGATGGCGGTCGGCACGCTGGTCTTCGACAAGTCCTCGTACGAGAACGTGGTCTGCCTGGGCCACATCCTCGCCGAGGACGGCCGCAAGATGTCCAAGCACCTGGGCAACACCCTGGATCCGATCCCGCTCATGGACCGGCACGGCGCCGACGCCGTCCGCTGGTTCATGGCGGCCGGTGGCTCCCCGTGGGCGGCGCGCCGCGTGGGCCACGGCACCATCCAGGAGGTCGTCCGCAAGACGCTCCTCACGTACTGGAACACGGTCGCCTTCCAGGCCCTGTACGCGCGTACGTCCGGCTGGGCCCCGTCCGAGGCCGACCCGGCCCCGGCCGACCGCCCGGTCCTGGACCGCTGGCTGCTGTCCGAACTGCACGCGCTCACCGACCAGGTCACCCAGGCTCTCGACGCCTACGACACCCAGCGCGCCGGCAAGCTGCTGTCCGCGTTCGTCGACGACCTGTCGAACTGGTACGTGCGCCGCTCCCGCCGCCGCTTCTGGCAGGGCGACAAGGCGGCCCTGCGCACGCTGCACGAGGTCGTCGAGACGGTGACGCAGCTGATGGCCCCGCTGACCCCGTTCATCACCGAGCGGGTGTGGCAGGACCTGATCGTCCCGGTCACCCCGGGTGCCCCGGAGTCGGTCCACCTGTCGGCCTGGCCCGAGGCGGACCTCACCGCCATCGACCCGGAGCTGTCGAAGCAGATGGTGCTGGTGCGCCGGCTCGTGGAGCTGGGCCGGGCCACGCGCGCGGAGTCGGGCGTCAAGACCCGTCAGCCGCTCTCCCGCGCCCTGATCGCGGCGACGGGCTTCGAGGCACTCGGCTCGGAACTGCGCACGCAGATCACGGAGGAGCTGAACGTCGAGTCCCTGGCGACGCTGAGCGAGGTCGGCGGCTCCCTGGTCGACACCACCGCCAAGGCCAACTTCCGCGCCCTGGGCAAGCGGTTCGGCAAGCGCGTCCAGGACGTGGCCAAGGCCGTCGCGAACGCGGACGCGGCCGCGCTGTCCCTGGCCCTGCGCGAGGGCACGGCGTCGGTGGAGGTCGACGGCGAGGCCATCACGCTCGCGCCCGACGAGGTGATCATCACGGAGACGCCGCGCGAGGGCTGGTCGGTGGCGTCCGACGCGGGTGCGACGGTCGCCCTGGACCTGGAGATCACGGAGGAGCTCCGCCGTGCGGGCCTGGCCCGTGACGCGATCCGCCTGATCCAGGAGGCGCGCAAGAACAGCGGCCTCGACGTGGCCGACCGCATCGCCCTGCGCTGGACCGCCACGGACACGGCGACGGCCGCGGCCCTCACCGACCACGCCGGCCTCATCGCCGACGAGGTCCTGGCGACCGACTTCGCCCAGGGCGACGCGGACGACAGCTACGGCAACCCGTTCACGGACGAGGGCCTGACGCTGACGTTCCGCCTGCGCAAGGCGTAGCCACAGGGCGTAACCCCCAGGCCGAAGGCCCGGACCTGCCAAAGATCTCGGTGGCTCCGGGCCTTCGGCGTTGCGTACGCACGAACGCGGTTGCGCACGCACGAACACGGTTGCTGTGCGCACGAACGCGTACGGCAAAAGGGCGGGGCCCCGGGTTCAACCCGGGGCCCCGCCCTGAACGCTGCCGATGTCTACGCCGTACTACTGGCCATCAGGCCGTCAGTTGTCATCCTCGTCGATCAGGAAGCCCCGCATGGGGGAGGGCGCCTGACCCATCGGCGACGGGCCCTGCGGACGCACCGGCGCCATCGGCTGGGTCATCGCCGGGGACATCTGCTGCTGACCGCCGTAGGACGGACCGGACGGCGAGGGGCCGCCGCCCATCGTCTGGTTGCCACCGCCGTACGACGGGGCGCTCGCGCCGGCCGGTGCCATGGAAGGCGCCGGGGACGGCGGGAGGGAGGCGGTCGCCGGAGTACGCGGCGGGGCCAGCGAGTCGTCGGCCTGGGTCTCCAGCTGGCGCAGCTGCGACTCCAGGTACGACTTCAGGCGCGTGCGGTACTCGCGCTCGAAGCCGCGCAGGTCCTCGACCTTGCGCTCCAGCGTGGCGCGGGCGGACTCCAGGGAGCCCATCGCGACGCGGTGCTTCTCCTGCGCGTCCCGCTCCAGGGCATCGGCCTTGGCACGGGCGTCACGCTCCAGACCCTCGGCACGCGAACGCGCCTCGCCGACGATCTTGTTGGCTTCGGAACGGGCCTCGGCGATCGCCTGGTCGGCGGTCTGCTGGGCCAGCGAGAGGACGCGGGCGGCGCTGTCGCCACCGGGGCCTCCCTGACCGGGGCCGCCCATCGGACCACCCATGGGGCCGCCCATCGGACCACCCATCTGCTGCTGCATAGGGGGCTGACCCATCGGGCCGGGACCGCCCGGACCCTGGCCCATCGGGCCGGGACCCTGCGGGCCACCCTGACCGCCGGGACCGGCGGGCAGCTGCGGGGCACCGCTCGGCAGCTGGGGCGGACCACCCATGGGGCCACCCATCTGCTGCTGCGGCGGGCCCGATATGCCGGCGGGTACGGGACCACCAGGACCGCGCATGCCCTGCTGCTGCTGTTGTTGTTGCTGCTGCTGCTGATCCTGCTGCTCCGGAGGCTTGCGCATGTTCTGCTGATTCTGGGCAGCAGCACGCGTCGCCGCGGCCAGCTTGGCGCGCAGGTCCTCGTTCTCGCGGAGCAAGCGGGTCAGTTCGGCTTCGACCTCGTCGAGGAAGGCATCGACCTCGTCCTCGTCATAGCCTTCTCGGAGGCGGACGGTCGTGAACTGCTTGTTCCGCACGTCCTCGGGGGTCAACGGCATCTCTTCACCTCAACGTAGTCGTCGGCATTCGGCAAGACCGTAGTTCACATCGCTCACAGCCGGCTCACGATCGAGATCAGGATGTAGACGATGATCATCAGCACGAAGAAGGACAGGTCGAGCGCCACGCCCCCGAGACGCAGCGGCGGAATGAACCGCCGCAGAAGCTTGAGCGGTGGATCCGTGACAGTGTAGGTGGCCTCCAGAACGACCACCATCGCCTTGCCTGGTTGCCATGAGCGGGCGAACTGGAAGACATAGTCCATGACCAACCGGAAGATGAGCACGATGAGGAAGCACATCAGCGCGATGTAGACGACATCCAGTACCACGCTCATGACCTCTTGCTTCCCTCTCCCCTGTGCCCTGCTGTCAGTGCTGTTTCCGGTGTTACGTCTCAGCTCTGGTTGAAGAACCCGCCCTCTGCGATGCGGGCCTTGTCCTCCGCCGTGACATCGACGTTAGCAGGCGACAACAGGAACACCTTCTGCGTCACCCGCTCGATACTGCCGTGAAGACCAAACACCAAACCGGCCGCAAAGTCGACAAGTCGCTTCGCATCTGTGTCATCCATCTCAGTCAGATTCATGATCACCGGGGTGCCTTCACGGAAGTGTTCCCCGATGGTACGGGCCTCGTTGTAGGTCCGTGGGTGGAGCGTGGTGATCCGGTAAGGCTCTCGTTCGGACACGACCTTGGGCATGATCACCGGTGCGTTCTTCTCCAGACTTGCGCGTTCTTGTGTGATGGATGCCACGGGCGCGATGCGCGCCGGGCGGCCGGATTCCGCGGGTAGCGAAGCGGAACGGGCGGCCGGTTCACGAGGTGCGGGCGGCTGTGCGACTCGTACCTCTTCGTCCCTTTGCGGCTGATGTGAGCCGTGCGGCTGATGAGACGGCTCGTGCCGTCGGTGGTCCCGCTCGGGCTCCGGGTCCAGTTCGGGTTCGAAGTCGTCGTCGGGGTCGAATCCGCGGCCGTCGTACCCATCGTCCTCCACGAGGCCGAGGTAGACCGCCATCTTGCGCATCGCGCCGGCCATTCTCTGAGTCCTCCGCTCTGTGGTGGATCGGCTGACGACTGCCATGTGCCCGCGATCCACGAGGTCCTTGAATCCGCCTATCGGCGGCAATGACCATATTTTCTGCTGTGGTCCGACTTCCTGGCGACGTTACCCGAGCCTGGGGCGGACTCCGAGTACCGCGCTACCGACGCGCACATGTGTCGCTCCGGCCGCCACGGCCTGCTCGAGGTCCGCACTCATCCCTGCCGAGACCATGGTGGCAGCCGGATGACTCCGGCGCAGGTCGGTCGACAAATCCATCACCCGCCCGAACGCAGCCTGTTCGCGTCCCGCGTACTCGCCGGTGAGCGGTGCGACGGTCATCAGTCCGGCGAGCCGCAGCCCCGGTGCTTCCGCTACGAGGTCGGCCAACTCTTCGATTCCCGCGGGCGCCACGCCTCCCCGCTCGCCCCGCTCGCTCTCACCGGCGTCGAGCGCGACCTGGATGAGACACCCCAACTCACGACCGGCGCGGACGGCCTCCTTCGACAGAGCCGTGACGAGCTTGGAACGATCGACGGACTGCACGAAGTCCGCGTAACCGGCCACGGATCGCACCTTGTTGGTCTGGAGTTGACCGACAAAATGCCAAGTAAGGGGCAGATCCGCACAAGCGGCGGCCTTCGGAGCCGCGTCCTGGTCGCGGTTCTCGGCGACGTGCCGCACACCGAGTTCCGAGAGGATCCGCACATCGGTCCCGGGGTAGGTCTTGGTGACCACGATCAGGGTCACGTCTTCGCGCGCCCGCCCCGCGGCCGCGCACGCGTCGGCGATGCGCCGCTCCACCTTCGCCAGATTCGCGGCGAGTTCGTCCTTGCGTTCCGTCATGCCCATCAGCCCAGCCACACATAGCCCGCGAGCCGACCGGTGGTGCGGTCGCGGCGATACGAGAAGTGATCGTCCGACTCCAGCGTGCACACCGGCGACTGCGCCCGGTCACACACCCCGAGCCGTTCCAGTTGTGCGTGCACTCCGGCGCTCACGTCGACCGCCGGCGTGCCCCAACTCGTCTCGGCGTACGCCGCCGGCTCGATGGCCGCCACCTCGGCGCGCATCGCCGCGGGCACTTCGTAACACCGGCCGCAGACAGTGGGTCCGGTGCGGACGACGATCCGGGAGGGCTCGGCGCCCAGGTCCGTCATCGCGCGTAGCGCGGCCGGGACGACCCCGGCGATCATGCCGGGCCGGCCCGCGTGGGCCGCGGCGGCGACCCCGGCGACGGGGTCGGCGAGCAGCACCGGCACGCAGTCGGCGGTGAGCACGGCGAGGGCGAGCCCCCGCCGCGTCGTGACGATCGCGTCGACCGACGGAATCCCGGACGAAGATCCCCACGGCCCGTCCACCACCGCCACCTCGGCCCCGTGCACCTGGTTCATCCAGACCACCCGGTCCGGCACGATGCCCAGCGACTTGGCGGCCAGTTCGCGGTTGGTGCGTACGGCGTCGGGGTCGTCGCCGACCGCCCCGCCGAGATTGAGCTCCTCATACGGAGCGGCGCTCACCCCGCCCCACCGGTCGGTGAAGGCGAAGTGGGCGCCGCTCACGCTTTCGCGCTGTCCTATCACGTCAGAAGGATCACTTGAGGAAGTCCGGTACGTCCAGTTCCTCGGCCGCGCTGTCCGAGTAGGTCCGCGGCGCCGGCGGGACCGGCGGGGCGACCGGGATGTCGTTGACCGGCTCCGGAGCAGGCTCCGGGTCCTCCTTCGGGGTCACGCTGCCGAGCGAACCGAAGGACGGGCGGCTCTCGGTCTGCCGGACCGGGGCCGGCTCCTCGCGCTTGACCGAGGACGAGCCGAGGACGTTGTCCCGCTTGGAGGGCGGCTGGCCGCCGTCGAAGCCGGCCGCGATCACGGTGACCCGGACCTCGTCGCCCAGGGCGTCGTCGATCACCGCGCCGAAGATGATGTTGGCCTCGGGGTGGGCGGCCTCGCTCACCAGCTGGGCGGCCTCGTTGATCTCGAACAGACCGAGGTCCGAGCCACCGGAGATGGAGAGCAGCACACCGCGGGCGCCGTCGATGGACGCCTCCAGCAGCGGCGAGGAGATCGCCATCTCGGCGGCGGCCACCGCGCGGTCGTCGCCGCGGGCGGAGCCGATGCCCATCAGGGCCGAGCCGGCCTCGGACATGACCGACTTGACGTCGGCGAAGTCGAGGTTGATCAGGCCCGGGGTGGTGATGAGGTCGGTGATGCCCTGGACACCGGAGAGCAGGACCTGGTCGGCCGACTTGAAGGCGTCCAGCACCGAGACCTGGCGGTCCGAGATGGACAGCAGGCGGTCGTTCGGGATGACGATGAGGGTGTCGACCTCTTCACGGAGCTCGGCGATGCCGTCCTCGGCCTGGTTCGCGCGGCGCCGTCCCTCGAAGGTGAACGGGCGCGTCACCACACCGATGGTGAGGGCACCGAGCGAGCGGGCGATGTTGGCCACGACGGGCGCGCCGCCGGTGCCGGTGCCGCCGCCTTCACCGGCTGTCACGAAGACCATGTCGGCCCCCTTGAGGACCTCCTCGATCTCCTCGCGGTGGTCCTCGGCGGCCTTGCGGCCGACGGCCGGGTTGGCTCCGGCGCCGAGTCCGCGGGTGAGTTCACGGCCGACGTCCAGCTTGACGTCGGCGTCGCTCATCAACAGAGCTTGCGCGTCGGTGTTGATGGCGATGAACTCGACGCCCTTGAGACCGACCTCGATCATCCGGTTGATGGCATTGACACCACCGCCGCCGACACCGATGACTTTGATGACTGCGAGGTAGTTCTGCGGTGCTGCCACGTCGAAGGCCTCTCGCCTCGAGTTACGTGTCGCCGAATCACCGTGGCGCGCTGCGCCCCGCGACCCGACGACTGATGCCGAATGGGACGGTCCGTATCGCCGACCCGAACCCTAACCCTGAAGTTTAGGGTTACCAGTGTGTCTGTTCCTTGGAGTCTTCTGAACAGGACACTAAGTCGACAAGTGGCGCACGTTCAACGAACACGCCGAACCTCCCGTTTTTCTTTTCACCCTATGTGATCAGCCGTAGCACTGCCCAACCAGGGTGCTGGCCTGCGCGGATGTGCGTCAACTCCCTGATGACGCGGGCGCGGTGGGAACACTCACGTCGAAGTACCGCGCGCCGGGCGAGGCTTTCATCAGGGCCGTGAGGGTACGAGCCTTCGCGGCGCCCTTCTCGCTGCTCCCCCAGGCGACCGTGCGGCCGTCCCGCAACTCCAGCGAGATGTCGTCGTAGGAACGGACCTTGACGGTCCGTGTGTCGCGTGCGACGACGGCCGGAACGGCACGGGCGACGTCCACCGCCTCGCGCACCAGCCGCGACTCGCCGAAGCGGCGCAGGCTGGCGGCGGCGGAGCTGGACCGGGAGAGCGCCAATTGCAGTGCGGGCACGCCTTTCGGCGCCTTGGAAACCGTGGCGAAACGGACGCCCTCATCGTCCACTTCGATGAACTTTCCGCCCTTTTGCACAATCAGAACCGGAGTCCGCTCGACCACTTTCAGGTCGATTCCATGGGGCCAGGAACGGGTCACGTCAACCGAGTCAATTCGGGGCAATTTTTGACGCAGTCGCGTCTCGATCGCATCGGTGTCGACGGAAACCAGCGGTTTCCCCAGGGGGACGTCGGCGGCCGCCGTGACCTGAGCCGGCGTCAGGACCCGTGTACCCGACACGGAGACGTGTTCGGCGCGCAGCCAGTCGGAGCCGTAGAACAGCCATACCGTCGGGATGCCGAGGAACACCAGGACGAGCCCCAGGATGACGAGCGCGCGAAGCCGGGCCCGCCTCGACCGTAGGAGGGGCGGCGGGCCGGACGACTCCTGCTGGCGTTCACCGCGCTCGGCGGTGGTCGATCCGGCCACGCTCTCCTGCCTTCCGTCATACGGGCCTAGCGGTGTGCACGGGCGGCGGCGATCGCCTCGTACACCATGCCGACGAGCAGGTCATCGGCGTCCCGGCGGCCGAACTCGGCGGCGGCGCGGGACATCTGGTACAGCCGGTGCGGGTCGGCGAGCACGGGCAGGACGTTCTGCTGGACCCACTCGGGGGTCAGCTCCGCGTCGTCGACCAGCAGGCCGCCGCCGGCCTTGACCACCGGCTGGGCGTTGAGCCGCTGTTCGCCGTTGCCGATGGGCAGCGGGACGTAGGCGGCCGGGAGCCCGACGGCGGAGAGTTCGGCGACGGTCATCGCGCCCGCGCGGCAGAGCATCATGTCGGCCGCGGCGTACGCGAGGTCCATCCGGTCCAGGTAACTTACCGGGATGTAGGGAGGCATTCCCGGCATCTGCTGGACGTGCGGCAGTTCGTTCTTCGGGCCGACCGCGTGCAGGATCTGGATGCCGGCCTGCTGGAGCCAGGGCGCGACCTGCTGGATGACCTCGTTCAGGCGGCGGGCGCCCTGGGAGCCGCCGGTGACCAGCAGCGTGGGCAGGTTCGGGTCGAGGCCGAACGCCGCCCGGGCCTCGGGGCGTACGGCGGCCCGGTCGAGCGTGGCGATGGAGCGGCGCAGCGGGATGCCGATGTAGCGGGCGCCGCGCAGCTTGCTGTCCGGGGTGGAGACGGCGACCTGGCTGGCGTAGCGCGAGCCGATCTTGTTGGCCAGGCCGGGCCGAGCGTTGGCCTCGTGGATGACGATCGGCACGCCCAGGCGCTTGGCCGCCAGGTAGCCGGGCAGGGCGACGTAGCCGCCGAAGCCGACCACGGCGTCCGCCTTGGTGCGCTCCAGGATCTGCTCGGTCGCCTTGATGGTGCCGCGCAGCCGGCCCGGGACGGTGATCAGCTCGGGGGTGGGCTTGCGTGGCAGCGGTACGGCGGGGATCAGCGCGAGTTCGTACCCGCGCTCGGGTACGAGTCGGGTCTCGAGACCGCGCTCCGTGCCCAGGGCCGTGATGCCCACGGTCGGATCCTGCCTGCGCAGGGCGTCCGCGAGGGCGAGCGCGGGCTCGATGTGGCCCGCGGTTCCTCCGCCGGCGAGTACGACATGCACCGAAATTCACCGCTCTCCGGACGAGCGCGCCGCCAAGGCGCGCCGTCGCATCGTGTTCCATCTCCGGGGACTCCGGCCGGAACCGGTTCCCCCAGTCTCCCGCTTTCTACCAAAGCGGGGTTGCCGCATCGCAAGCGCCGCCCGCGCAGCGGGCTCGTCTCGCGCGAAGGCGATCAGCAGCCCGATGGCGAACATGGTCGGCAGCAGGGCGGACCCTCCGTAGGAGAACAGCGGGAGGGGGACGCCGGCGATCGGCAGCAGACCGAGCACCGCACCGATGTTGATCACGGCCTGGGCCGTGATCCAGGTGGTCACGCCTCCCGCGGCATACCTCACGAAGGGGTCCTCCGTGCGTCCGGCCACGCGGATACCCGCATAGCCTAGAGCCGCGAAGAGGGCGAGTACCGACAGCGTCCCCGCCAGGCCCAGTTCCTCACCGGTGACGGCGAAGATGAAGTCGGTGTGGGCCTCGGGGAGTTGCCCCCATTTCTCCACACTCGCACCCAGCCCGGAGCCGAAGATTCCGCCCGAGGCGAGGGCGTAGATGCCGTGCACGGCCTGCCAGCAGTCGACCGGGCCGGACTGAGGTTCGGTGGCGCCGAGGCACTGCAGGCGGGCCATCCGGTTCGAGCTGGACGTGATGAGGATGGTGCCGAGCACCGCGGCGATCGACAGGACACCGATGAACAGCCGGGTGGGAGCGCCCGCCAGCCACAGCAGGCCGAACAGGATCGCCGTGAGGATGATCGCCGTGCCCATGTCGCCGCCGATCATGATCAGTCCGAGCAGCATGAACGCGGCCGGGACCAGCGGGACGAGCATGTGCTTCCACTGGGTCAGCAGCTTCTTGTCCTGCTTGCGGGCGAGCAGGTCGGCGCCCCACAGCACGAGGGCGAGCTTGCCGAACTCGCTGGGCTGGATCTGGAAGGAGCCGCCGAGGGCGATCCAGTTCTGGTTGCCGTTGACCGACACTCCTATCCCGGGGACCTGCACCAGGACCATGAGGAAGACGGCGCCCGCGAGGATCGGGTAGGCCAGCGCGCGGTGCAGTTTCACCGGCATCCGTGAAGCGGCGAACAGCAGCCCGGCGCCGAGTACGGCTGCGAGCAGCTGCTTGCGGAAGAAGTACGAGCCCGGCAGCGACATCTGGAGCGCGGTGATCTGGGAGGCCGAGTAGACCATCACCAGGCCCAGCACGGTGATCAGCAGACTGCCGCCGAAGATGAGGTAGTAGGCGGTCAGCGGCCGGTCCCAGCCCCTGCGCGCACGGGTGTAGAAGGCCAGGACGCGGTTCTCGCGGGCGAGCCGGGGCGCGGCGGGGCGCTTGGGAGTGCGTGGGACCGAAGGCCGTCCGGTGCGGCTGGTGGGCATCGCCGCTCACTCCGCCATGCCGGAGGGGAGCGTTCCGCAGCGAACACTCCCCGGCCGCTCGGGCACCAGCCACATCCGTGTCACGTGTCCCTCCCAGATACGCCCGGCACCGCCGCCGGGCGAGGCGGACCCGGGTCAGCCGTCGGCGGAGCCGAGCTCGCGAACGGCGTCCGCGAAAGCGTCCCCGCGCTTGTTGTAGTTGGCGAACATGTCCATGGAGGCGCAGGCCGGAGCCAGCAGCACCGTGTCACCGGTGTGAGCGAGCCGCCGCGCCTCCTGCACCGCCGCGCGCATCGCCCCAGTGTCGGTCCGGTCCAGGTCGACGACGGGTACTTCCGGGGCGTGTCGCGCCAGGGCTTCGCGGATCAGCGCGCGGTCCGCGCCGATCAGCACGGCCCCGCGCAGCCGCGGCGCCGACTTGGTGACCAGCTCGTCGAAGGTCGCGCCCTTCGCGAGCCCGCCCGCGATCCACACGATCGACTCGTAGGCCGCCAACGAGGCTTCGGCGGCGTGGGTGTTGGTGGCCTTGGAGTCATCGACGTACGCGACCCCGTCCACGTCGGCCACGTGCGCGATGCGGTGGGCGTCCGGGGTGAACGCCCGCAGGCCGTCCCGTACGGCCGTGGCGGGCACGCCGTACGCCCGCGCGAGGGCCGCCGCCGCGAGGGCGTTGGCGATGTTGTGCGGGGCCGGCGGGTTGACGTCGGCGACCTCGGCGAGCTCCTGGGCGTTCTTCTGCCGGTTCTCGACGAAGGCGCGGTCGACCAGGATGCCCTCCACGACGCCGAGTTGGGAGGGCCCGGGCGTGCCGAGGGTGAAGCCGACGGCCCGGCAGCCCTCCTCGACGTCGGCCTCGCGGACGAGGTCCTCGGTGGCCTTGTCGGCGACGTTGTAGACGCAGGCGACGCGGTTGCCCTCGTAGATCCGGCCCTTGTCGGCGGCGTACGCCTCCATGGAGCCGTGCCAGTCGAGGTGGTCGGGGGCGAGGTTGAGCACCGCGGCCGAGTGTGCGCGCAGCGACGGCGCCCAGTGCAGCTGGTAGCTGGACAGTTCCACGGCCAGCACGTCGTACTGCTCGTCGCCGAGCACCGCGTCCAGCAGGGAGACGCCGATGTTGCCGACGGCGGCCGTGCGCAGGCCCGCCGCCTTCAGGATCGAGGCGAGCATCTGGACGGTGGTGGTCTTGCCGTTGGTGCCCGTGACGGCCAGCCAGGGGGCCGCGTGGGGGCCGCGCAGGCGCCAGGCCAGTTCGACGTCGCCCCAGACCGGGACGCCCGCCTGCTCCGCCGCCGCGAACAGCGGCTTGTCCGGCTTCCAGCCGGGCGCGGTGACGATCAGCTCGGTGCCCTCGGGCAGGGTGTCGCCGTCACCGAGGCGCACGGTGATGCCGAGCGCCTCCAGTTCGGCGGCCTGCGCCCGCGCGCGCTCGTCGGCGCCGTCGTTGACGGCCGTGACGATCGCGCCGAGGCCGTGCAGCACCTTGGCCGCCGGGACGCCGGAGACGCCGAGCCCGGCGACGGTGACGTGCTTGCCCTTGAACTCCGAGGACACCG
This region of Streptomyces caelestis genomic DNA includes:
- the ftsW gene encoding putative lipid II flippase FtsW, yielding MPTSRTGRPSVPRTPKRPAAPRLARENRVLAFYTRARRGWDRPLTAYYLIFGGSLLITVLGLVMVYSASQITALQMSLPGSYFFRKQLLAAVLGAGLLFAASRMPVKLHRALAYPILAGAVFLMVLVQVPGIGVSVNGNQNWIALGGSFQIQPSEFGKLALVLWGADLLARKQDKKLLTQWKHMLVPLVPAAFMLLGLIMIGGDMGTAIILTAILFGLLWLAGAPTRLFIGVLSIAAVLGTILITSSSNRMARLQCLGATEPQSGPVDCWQAVHGIYALASGGIFGSGLGASVEKWGQLPEAHTDFIFAVTGEELGLAGTLSVLALFAALGYAGIRVAGRTEDPFVRYAAGGVTTWITAQAVINIGAVLGLLPIAGVPLPLFSYGGSALLPTMFAIGLLIAFARDEPAARAALAMRQPRFGRKRETGGTGSGRSPRRWNTMRRRALAARSSGER
- the murD gene encoding UDP-N-acetylmuramoyl-L-alanine--D-glutamate ligase, whose translation is MGSGQVTSSVSSEFKGKHVTVAGLGVSGVPAAKVLHGLGAIVTAVNDGADERARAQAAELEALGITVRLGDGDTLPEGTELIVTAPGWKPDKPLFAAAEQAGVPVWGDVELAWRLRGPHAAPWLAVTGTNGKTTTVQMLASILKAAGLRTAAVGNIGVSLLDAVLGDEQYDVLAVELSSYQLHWAPSLRAHSAAVLNLAPDHLDWHGSMEAYAADKGRIYEGNRVACVYNVADKATEDLVREADVEEGCRAVGFTLGTPGPSQLGVVEGILVDRAFVENRQKNAQELAEVADVNPPAPHNIANALAAAALARAYGVPATAVRDGLRAFTPDAHRIAHVADVDGVAYVDDSKATNTHAAEASLAAYESIVWIAGGLAKGATFDELVTKSAPRLRGAVLIGADRALIREALARHAPEVPVVDLDRTDTGAMRAAVQEARRLAHTGDTVLLAPACASMDMFANYNKRGDAFADAVRELGSADG